Below is a genomic region from Kryptolebias marmoratus isolate JLee-2015 linkage group LG12, ASM164957v2, whole genome shotgun sequence.
TTGAATTAGGCCAGTTGCCACTATCAACaaatgtcctttaaaaaaagaggctaaTTTATTTTTGGAATCTTTCCTGAAAGCAGTAACTGCTtcactgctgctgccactaaAGTCTGAATAGCCGAGAGCCAGGCCTGGTGGATGGAGACCACTGAATTAACCAGACCTGCAGGCTGAATCACCCTCCCCATCCCCCAGATAGACTGTCATATAGTGTCACTCTCTCGCTCTCGCcatctctccccctctctccttCTTGCAAATAGACAAAGCCTCTACCTCACCGCAGGGCAATGGCAACAGGCTTTCATTTTGATGTAATACTGAAAGTGCAATAATGATGAGGCACAGAGAAGACCAGGCTAAGGCACTCAGATTTTCTGAGGTTTTATCAATGGTTTATGTTGAATTGCTCCTTCTATTTGAGTTTTTGAGCaaagctttaaatttgtttgtttgtttgttttttgtgcctgcatgttaattcttttttaaaatcagtttatttattttttaaccccaattctgaaaaagttgcaACATCATGTAAAACAtgagtaaaaacagaatgcaatgatttgcaaatctaataaaatatagtaaacatatcaaatgttgaaaacaaaaattgtacttaaaaaaacaaggtgattttgaattttatggcagcaacatctCTCATGATAACTGGGAGAGGGGTAACACAAAGCTGTTACAGTAAGTGGtacaaacaagaaacagctggaagagcatTTTGTGACAAAtaaggttaattggcaacaggtcagtaagagggctgggtaaaaaaagagcatttcagagTAGCTGAATCTCtctgaagtaaagatgggcagaggttcacctaTCTGAAGGAAAAACtatgtctaaaaatagtggaacaatttcagaataatctTCCTCAATAGAAAAGTGGGAAGattttgaatatcccatcaacTACAGTTCATAATGTCAACAAAAGATTTGaggaatctggagaaatctttCTGTGTGTaggtcaaggctgaaagtcaatactgGGTGTCACTGCATTAAagacaggtctgattctgttctggacatcactgcatgggctcaggaacacttccacgcatcattatctgtaaatacAGTTCACCCTGACATCCACagatgctggttaaagctctatcatacaaAGAGGAAGCCATTTgtaaacaccatccagaaatgccACAGGTGCCACGTCCTCCTGACCAAATAGGAGAGGGAGCATCCAGCCTGTTAtgagctcccaggcctctgatGGTGTGGGGGTGCATTAATACCTAtgacatgggcagcttacacatctggaaaggtacGATCAATGCGAAAAAATAtgtacaggttttagaacaatataTGCTCTCATCCAGCTAAAAACTCAGCAAAGAAGACTCGGGATTCCTGAACAGCTAAAATCCTACATCTGTAAGAAATGGGACAACATTTGTCCCCAAAAACTTCAGCTGGTCTCTACAGTTCATagacgtttacagactgttgaTAAAAGAAGAGTGGATGGCCCCATCACAACTTTTTGGAGATGTGTTGCTGacataaaattctaaattaccttatttctttctcaaaaatgatacattttttaggttaaacattttatatgttccattgtgaataaaataagggtttatgaaattttcaaaaaaattgaattctgatttttttacatttcacacatttGAATTTTTTGGAAATGGGGTTGTATAAATTTCTTTGGCTCCAAGGTGCATTCCACAATATGCAAGGGAAAAAGAAGCACTGCTTCAAGACTCCTAATCACCACTACTAAAGGGACTCTTAACTATaaggaaataatcagtggaataacaaaaaaaaaaagcttttaagcAAAACTAATGCTTGATCCATGATTCAGTAACATACAATGGGCGCTTCAAATGCCCTCTTACCCACAGGGAGAGGATTCAGCTGCCATGCTACTAACCAGGGCTTTAATGAGAGGCCACAATTAAGCCCATTTATTCACATTAAGTGTGAACTGTAAGTGGGACTGCAGTCAGTTGACGGACCTGGTTGCCTTTGTGTTACAAGAGCCGCTTTTATCCAGccaacaaaaagggaaaaaacacaaGCACCTAATGAGTGAATCTCGCCATCTCCTCTCAGACTTCCATATATCCTGGAAGACACACACATCCATGGGCACACACTTGTCGTCCCTCTCTATGCAAACTGACTCAAGGGCTCCAGCGCATCCAGGCTGAGTTGAGTCACTGCTTGTCAGAACAGTGGGGGCGGGGTTAAGACAGACTGACAGTGGGGCTCCATCTCTATCCTCTTATTAACGCTTAACGAGTGCTTTCCTCATGCAATATTCATCTCCACTAATATCATCCAAGCTCTGAGCCAGGCTTGCTACTTATGTAAGGCAATTATGTAAAATATCAGACAGAGCCTATGTTCAGAAGCTTGCTGGAAGAGAGCTGCAGGACAGTGACAGTAAGGAAAGAGGAGTATACAGGAGAGATTTGGATGGAAGAACCTAAAAGTGGGAGAAGCAGAGCTGGAAGGATTTACTTGTGTTTCCTGCCTTTTATCTTCAAGTAAGGACTGACTATTATCCATCCACAAAATCAATCAAGGGCAAGTGTCCAGCATCAATAATGCAAACAATTTTCTTCCTTCCATCATTCTTCACAGCCAGGGCCAGCTGAGGATTCCTCAAGGTCAGTTAAGGACAGCAAGGCAGAGGAAGTGATCACATCAGCACCACTTCAATCAAAAGTTATAAAATACCCAGAAGACATCAGTTCTTCATGATGTCCAAACCTGCTTTTGTGGTCTTGCTTCCTCACATGAACCCAAAGACCCTTGTGCAAATAAACATACAAGCACTAATTTATGCACACTTGCACCCCGCCTCCCCAGCCCCAGGTCAAGGCCCGTTGGGGGTCTGCACAAAAATAGGTCATTTGTCACACATGATGTCCCGGGGCAGGGGATACATTATAGATGAGCCCAAACAGCATGTCTCGGTGAGCACTTACCATCCAGCCAGGCACATGGGAGGGAACAGCAGGAGGTGGGCAGAGAGGGCTGGGAACTCCTCAGTGAGGGGATCCTGTGATagtaaagtaagaaaaaaaatcactgctaGCTACAAGGTTTTGGgtaataaactaaaaatgactGATCATTTGGAGCAGCTTGATCAGAGTTAGAGAAATCTTAATTCTCCTGTTTTttgctgaatggattttaattaattctGGGGGTGTCTAATTTAGTATTCCCATGTCTGCACCTCACTCTGTGGCTAACCATCTGCCTTGCACACGAGAGGTCCAGAAATCAACCACTCATTGTTGCAATATGGatttaatgctttgtttttgcttgcaTTTATCTGTCTTTTTTCCCTTATTTGCTTTAATTGTGTGAATATAAGCAAAAACCGGGGACTCTGAGAGTCTGCAGCATGAATTGCTTTTATTTGCAAAGACAAAGATCTGTGGGGTGTAGTTGTTTGCAATAGTTTCAGACAGGACTAATTGAGGACTGCCGGATAAAGGAAGGAGCTTTGGAAATGCAAGACTGAGTGCAAAATGGGGAAAAGGGAAAAGACACGTCCAGTGTCTTCTGCTGCATCCATCTGTTGTGAAAGTGCAGGTGGAGTCCTATTCACTCTGCTCTGCTTGTgtgtgaagaggaggaggggggggggcaggaaGAAAGGAAGGGCAGTGTGAAGGAGGGAGTGGAGAGATGGAAGGGCAGGGATGGAAGAGggaagagaggagggggaggactCTTGGTGATCTCTCCTGAAGGGGATAATGGGAGAGCAGCGCATTGCAATGGCTGCCATGTAGTACCCTCCCTGCACAATTAGCCAATCAGCAGCGCGCTCTGCCAGCCAGGAGGACGCATAAAAGAAGAACATTGCAGCAGAGGCACAGAAGGAGACTGCGAGAGGAGCGAggaattacacacacacatacacacagacacaaaaacagccgaACCAGAACACCCTCCCCTGGACACACCCTGCCGAGGATcactgcttctcttttttttctcctcctgaaccATCGCCCACGCCACTCGGAGAGAACGCTctccatcaccatcatcatccaGAAGAAAACTCCTTTCTTCCCATTTTCATCCTTGTAGAGGACACCTACAACCTCAGAGGGCTGAGATCCTTTGGcgaagactttctttttttttttccttttttcttttttttcttttaatttttaaggcCAAGTAATAAAAAGGCCTAAGAGAGTCTCAGCTTTCAGCTTAAAGACCAGTGGAAAGAAGGACCTAGATTTCTTTCATTGTACGTCAAGAATGGTTACTGTACGTATGgctctatttttttctcttccattCATGATGGGGATGTTGTATCATTGCGCATACGTTTTTATCTCACgccttttgatttatttgttttgcatgtGCACATGTGATGCAGCCTCAGATAAAATGAGAatcttatttattgttgttgcaGAGATCGGTGTAATTTCAAGCAGACCTGCGTGGCTGCGATTACATGCCAAAACACACTTGGGATTAGTGTCCTGTACGTTTTTGTCCAATATGCCATGCAGTATTATTATAACGAGATTAAGGATCGATCCAGGCAGTTAGCAGTCCCATACTGTGTGATGCGCCACGCTGCGCTCCAGCCTGCAGTCATCCTTAGCGCTGGAGAAAGTCATTATCCTGCCATTTTAGATGGCTCGGCACTAGATAGCACTAAGCCACCGTGGCTGCTTAAAAGTCAACATGCGTTTCTTTATTTAGACATTCTGCGAGGTCACAATAATGACGGAGATGGAGAAATGCAATAAGGCGCTGCGCTCAGCTGCGGTGGGGGTTGCGGGGCGGATTTCTTTGCCCGGTGCTGCACAAGGATGCTGGAGACAAAACATGATGCCTCGGAGGCTGAGGGCCCATCCAGCAaggcaaaaaaaggagaaaaaaaagggtcgAGTCACTccgagagggagggaggagggggagattACGCATCCATTGGTTTCGCTTTGAATCAGACAAAGTCCAAATTCCTCAGAGTTGTCGTTGCGATGCAACCGAGTAAATGGGGCTGGAAACCTCCGAGGCCGCGGCACGCACAAGGCCGCGCGCGGACATCACCATTTTAAGCGCATTTCTTCAAGAATCGCGTCGTAtagtttcaagatggccatgcCTCACACACGCCGCGCTTGGTGGATAAAAGGAGATGGAGGCAGTGATAAACGAGCTTTGCTGCGCGCCGACAGCCGGGTTGGGCgtgtctctctgctggactGGAGCATCAAACGAGGGCCTTGAAGCCTTAAACGACCTATTCTTTTTGCCTCTTGATGTGCTTGATTGCGCATAGTTCATTTAAgcaatcaattaaaaacaaaccgttttacataaaaaaatgaaaatgaaacaataagaaaacaagGAATGATACAACCTCGATATTGTCTATACAGACATGGataaataactttgttttattctaataagAAATGAGTTAAGTTACATTGAAGTAATATTTAGGAAAGGTCTAAACTATTTAGTTTATGGCTAATTTTAGAGcgtaaaataaatcattcaccACATAAAGGGAGGCAGACGCGCGTTGCAATACTGAACCAGAGAAATTTGTTTTGGCTCAGTCTGTCCACTTGACGcatgtttgattttttctttgttgaaccTTTTGTTGCTCTCAGGCCTCGATAGTGGCAGCGTCTCCTCCACATGGTCCGCAGTCCCCCGATGCCTGTACCGCAGTGCCAAGCAAATAAAAGCGTTGAGTCAGATAACCTTTCCGAGGCTCTTACACAATTCAAGGACAAGGACAGGCGAGGCCATGACTGTAAACCAGCTGTTTAGTCTCAAGTTTAAACTACCCAGCCTCGTGCTGTCTTTAATATAGAGCTGAACATCGAACACTGGAAACCTtaagttagatttttatttattttctccttttttaagcAGATGCAAATTATTACAATCAAAATCCGTATAAAtgctttatgttgttgttgttattttcaagataaACAAGACTGAGATGTTAAATGCAAATTATGAGACAATTTGCCTCCTGTTGACTGTAATCACGATTAAAATATTATATAGATATATAAGCCTTGTATGGAAGAACTTTTAAGAGAGTTTActatttttaatattaaccAAAATGGGCAAAAGTGTTGCTCATAATAACAAATctctttataaaaacattttcatttgtctgaAATCTTGGCTTTTTACTGTAGCTTACAACTAAATCCAAGAGCACCCattctaaaacagaaaatacaaaaacgggctttaaacatatttatttctaattGGGTATTTGACCCATCCTTGCGTTTTTGACTTGGAGCTGGCAACTGTAACGAGCATTGTTCCCGGAGAGTCCTGCAGCCCCTGGCCACGGCACAAAGCGCCACTGTTTACATTAATATTCATAGTGCTGCCATAGCCTCTGccagagagaagaggaggaacgGGTGGCTCTTTTGTTTGCTCCTTTCAATACGTTTATTCAGCAAATAGGCGCTCCGCTCCATGAATGCCTGCAGAGCGCAGAAGTCCGGcgtttaaaaaacagctaaatagGAGAAACTGGGGGGGAAATAATGATACATAGAAACTATTTGAATTGATGTCAGAATATCCaactaaaatatttgaaaatctgtaaaatgtaaaaaaaaaatcctcgatgctatttggttgttttcttcaGCTTGAAATGAGCCTGGCCGAAAGCCACTCCCTTTTCAGCACGCTGGATAGCGCCCCTCGTGCTCCAAGGACCTGTGAGACAGATTTGTCTCCTCCAGGCCTCTGACGTTGTCTGCTATCATCTCTATCAAAGCAGCACATATACACCCAGAGAGCTGCAATCTTTCAgagagctttttatttgtcttctgttgagctgagaggagaggaTGGAAACTCAGAGCaaggctgaaaaaaaatacaaaataaaaaaaactgtgactcTGCTAGTCCTGTTGTGTTCCAGCTGCCACCGTGATCCTTTAAGCTGCAGAGTGTGGCTAATGCCCTTTGTTTGGGATAATCCTGTAATCTGTGTTATTTAGAAGGCTCATTTACACTTTAGCCTATGTGTTCGGGTTTGATTTATCTCGTCCAGTGAAAAATCTTTAGACAATGTGGgctatatatttaaaaaaaaaaaagaaatacacaattttattaaaaacacaacatttataaCTACGTTGAGCTTTAATCAATGATTAGACTTATCTAGATGAAAATGTGTTGCAGCAAATACATTTAAGCTTATGATTCACAAACACTTACATACTGGAACTAAACAGGCTCCTGACTGTGAGAACATAATTTCACACATTTCATGTAACATCTACTTTATGGCATACACTGGGAAAAAATACATGAACTAACTGTGACAGCTTGGAGCTGCTGTGTTGCATCTTGAGCAGAAATTATTGAAATGCATTAGAAAGTACAAGGCCACAGCCTGCGTTTACATCCAGTCTTgtaatgtttctgtgttttgtaatttaattgTGTATGGTGTaggtggtgtgtgtgcgtgtgtgtgtttgtttggcaaCGGAGGCTGGACTCCTGTTTGCGTGCAAGTCTGCGACCATGTGTAGGCGAAGCTGATGCACTTCATTAAATATTAAGCGAGGTGTCACAGAGCCcccaaaatagaaagaaaagcagTGGTGGGGAACTCAAAAGTGCTGCAGGGGATTTTATATCAGAATTcctttgttatgtttttgtctttacagGAGAAAGACCTCTTGTTTTAGTTATAAATCTCTGGATTTGTAATTgaaaattctaaatattttctgattaCTTGGGCTTTTCCTTCCTCTAACATCACATTAGGCCACAATATTGTGGCTGTTGCTGTACAATATAAAATAAGACAGCCTATAATGAAGCTTACATCAATtccattagttttaaaatgtctttatagCATGctaatgcttttttgtttttgtgtggaacTTGCAATATTTATATTCCATGACCAGCCTTTCAGTGAATTATATAATTTCACACAGTTTGCTGGTGATGTTTCAGCTGCTATGCTGAGGTTTTTCCACTCCACGAGTCAATTTTTCCcctaaaatgtctctttttctcccccttttcaaatctcttttgttatttttttggacACAGTCAACTGCTTCTGTTCGGCACATGCATCATAGAACAATTTCCtgcattaatattaaaataataacaagaaaGCAGCTTAACGCCACCTTTTGTtgctaaacaataaaacaaattctgtcTCTCTCTTAGTTACACATCAAAATCTTATGTGACAGCTTGCTGTTGAACATTGTTCACCCCAGGTGCATTGATGTGTgtttgaagtattttatttttaaaccatcaccatgctgctttctttttgtcatcATTAGTTTGACTTACTGAGATTTATTGTTTGTGCAAAGACATACAATATAAACATGTGCACATATCTGCACATcacaagcacaaacaaacaaacattcaaaataaagaaagaaagcctGTCAGCCATTAGAAACAATGCTGTCTTTGAGGGGGCTGTTACCTGGGCAACAAGAGTCAAGGTGAGGCTCGAAGCTCGACAGCCGGATACAGAGATGATGGAAAAATGATTTCAGTGCACAGACCTGTTTACAGAcccaagaaaaaagaaaattgactCGTGAAATAAGACCCCTccccaaaaaaatgttttagtttatgtgGTTTGCTAATGTAACTCACACAGccaatacaaataaaaacatgctggTTGAGTTACAAgaattaataagaaaaaaggataaaccttctttatatatttttttaaaaagacactaAAAGAATCATATATTGCTTATTCAGCTTTATAACTTTCATACAACTACACACTGTTAGAGAATAATGTCAATTATCAATTTACATGTGTTTAAGTGGCATCTATAccgtttttttaaatgatttaaaaattttgAAGACTCACTGAATAACTCATTTTCCACTTGGATCTACATTTTAAACCTCCAAGAGCTTCAGAGGGGctcattttactttttgctgACATACAGAGCAACCATGTAAGAGACCCTTAACGCCACAGTCTGACAAACCTGTTAACGTTTGGACCTTAACAGCATGCAGTCATTTGTACAGACAGtttacagcaacaaaatgtACCAAAGTGCATTtcaaatataacaataaatttGTTGAAGATATACTTAAAATATGCTTTTTCAGCTTATATGACTCATCCTTCTTACATATGCACAGATATACTTTAACAACctggtttaaattttaattggATGATGTCagtcaaattaaaactaaagtaaaatacacaaaatgtttaaatacaaatatatttttgcatcaaaaaaataaaagtaaaataaaaaaacagcagcaaataacCCTAAAACTGTAGCAAGCCTTCTTTTGTGTTCCATGTAGACTTGTTTTTTCCACCTCTatagtctgttttttattcactgCAGAAATCTTTGCAATTAACAAAGTACAATTCATCTGAATTTGTTTCAGATCACTATAATTACACtaacaaaccaaacagacaTCAAATTTTCTGTAAGTGAGGCACAACATTCAAAATATTGATCCAGACACAAAGAACTCAGTGTTGAGGAAGAACTGGAGCAGGAAGTTTTCTTCAGTAATGTTTCTTGACATTTCACTTTGCCTAAATTAGACAGCATGGTGcattcaacacaaacaaaagagacacaactaaaataaaaataaaaatgttgttttctttatttttcatttttctgatgataaaaacagaagaatgaatgtgtaattatttttttttacccaaccATAAAATGCCTTATTTATTGGAGTGTTAAATTCATCTGACAGCTCCTTCGGTCCCTTGCTATCCTCACAACCTCCATCACTATTATCGGTCCCTGTATAATGATGCAATGGCGTTTGACCCTGGAAGAGAGAGTGGGGGGAGGGGAGACGTAAGGAAAAGGGACTGTGACATCTGCAGGACCAGAGGCAgggagcagcagaggaggaaaagaTGGGGCAAAGGGGGAGGAGGGAAGGGTGATAAATCAAATCCTGTCCACCTCCTTTTTAGCAATGCTGATTATTAACCTGCATTTTAGACAGTTATAAAGTGGACCGTCTGTGTGCTCGGCTATGCTCATTCCTTATATTAGCATTTGTATTATaatatgttaaataataaatgtctaATATATTTATATCACTGTACCTTGCCATGTATCTCTGTAAATTCTGAATCTAACTCCACCCTCTTTCTCAGCAGATAATCAGCACCATGGAAACGCAGGTGTCCAATGGTCCAAGCGGAACCAGTCTGCCTAATGGCCCAGTCATCAGCACAAACGGCTCCACAGATGACAGCAAAACCAACTTGATCGTCAACTATCTGCCTCAGAACATGACCCAGGAagagtttaaaagtttgtttggtAGCATCGGAGAGATCGAATCTTGCAAGCTTGTCAGAGACAAGATAACAGGTACAAagtgctgaaaaataaaacaaactattgcTCCCACTGCGTTTGGAAATACTCATCAACTGTATCACTGTTTCTTTGTCTGCAGGTCAGAGTTTGGGATATGGCTTTGTAAACTACGTGGATCCAAATGATGCAGACAAGGCTATCAACACACTCAACGGTCTCAAACTACAGACTAAAACAATCAAGGTGGGGGacaaaaatcacttcaaaaTTCATTTTGGATTCTTGACAGCATGCCAGACAAAGGGAAAGGAAGTGGAGATTTTGTCAAGGCGGTGGCTgaaagaggaggcagaggatgtaaaaaaaaaaaggggggggggcaaaatggggaggagggggaggcagAAGGGAGCAGTGGCTTGAACAAAGGAAGGATGAAAAAGGGtgaaaagaggaggagagcaTGGAGGTCAGAAAGCAAGGGGTGGACAGCATGCGGTTGTTATTATGATGGAAATGTAATTAGGTAGCCTGACTGTGCTGCACCAGGGTCAGTGCAGGTTAGCCCATCTGCCTCCAATCCAGGCTAATTAGGGGCTTCTTTGTCCCAAAATCAGATGATGAAGAGAGGGGAGGGTGCAGGATGGCGTGTTATTAAACTCTGATTCCTTCCGTCCTCCAACCCAATCAAAGTAGACCCAACATTGGAACAAATTGCAAGATAGAGAAATCAAATCTTCAGAAAGGGTAGCAGGTGATGTTCCACCAGATGTTTGTGAAATGGGGTGTCAAATTTGATACATTGAGCTCAAGTTTAAATCATGGACGTGGCTAacagaaaagattaaaactacAAGATTAATTGAGCAACAAAAGGCAGAAAGCAATGAAACATTCATGACAATTAATCACTGGGTAATTTTAAATATCTATCGGATATACAGAAAAATGTCACTgtcataaactttttttttacgcaGACAAAAGCAGTTCATGTGGTAAATATTTTTGATCTCCCTGTTGTTGCACGAGGCTTCAAAGAAAGGAGTGAGGTGTGAGGGAGGGGGCAGCAGTAGAAGGACAGGGAGTAGCTCAGAGAGCAGAATGCCAATGACAGGATTAGAGGCCATATGGGCTTCAGGCACCATCTGTACTGTGGGAGCGACAGGGAGAGGGTTAATTATAGGGCAGCCTGTGTTCCCCGAACAGAGCAACTCCCCCCTGACTCGTCCAGAACACCCTAATCAGTGCACCGCACAACCCTCCTGCTCATacagtctgtctgtggacacaATAGGCACTGGTGCTTAGGGCTGATGGATGAAATCAGAACACCTGTATTCACCCAAAAGATAATACACACATTAACTTGGTATTCCAGCTTTTctgtccaaataaaaaaaagtatactTCTTGATCGTTTAAATTCTCTTTATGATAATAAGCGTTGTGTTTATAAGCTGCAAGGATTCCTGAAAACCTTGTGTTGCACCTTCaatgtttgctgttttcctGTGGAGCTGTTCCCTCCACCCCATCCCCAGAGATCAGGCTCAAAAGAAGGAGGCAGGACAGCAGCTTGGCCTATCTCAGACAACACTCACTCTGTCTCTccatcacacacaaacacgctgcTCTTAACAATGCACTGAAGTGCTCTATCTGTCACACAAGTGTTCATAGGCTCccataaacagagaaaaacaacaataggtCAATCACTGGAACGATCGCTTAGATATTGTTTTGCCAAAGTGGGaataaaaatgtgctgaaaGGGGACCAACCAACAGGAAAACCTTGAGGGATATAAacagatgcatcaaaaatgATGCTGCTCTAATTAAGTCTCTGGAGAATTTAGAAAAATTATTAACTAAGGCTGATGTTTTTCAGTGCAAAACAAAGAACCCTATCGACTTGTTACCCAATGATTGGATTCGGTTGAAGTAATACTTATACCTGTCatgttgtttttgcctgtgGTGGTCTCATTATGGCTGAGTTTCATATTAAAGACACAGAttgaggacagagacagacagagacaaattAGTCTGAGGAGAGGAGGATAAATCAGGGATTAGGATTCAGTCAAGTCCCAAAAGACTTTGCTTACATTTGATTCCACTTTAACTGTGATTTAAGACACACTTAGACTTTACAGATTTTCTCCTGTGTTGCAGGTATCATACGCCCGGCCAAGCTCAGCTTCCATTCGTGATGCCAACCTTTATGTAAGCGGACTCCCCAAAACCATGAGCCAGAAAGACATGGAACAGCTGTTCTCCCAATATGGCCGCATCATCACATCCCGCATCCTTGTGGACCAAGTTACAGGTACAGCTTTACTGCGCGTCTCACCCTGCCAGGGTATCCAGACTTTTGGGCAGCAGTGGTCACCGATGCCAAAACAGTCACGTTAGTTTGCTTTCTTATTCGGAGCAGGCATATCCCGAGGAGTGGGCTTTATCCGGTTTGACAAGCGAAATGAAGCAGAGGAGGCCATCAAAGGTCTGAACGGACAGAAGCCTTTGGGTGCTGCTGAGCCCATAACTGTCAAGTTCGCCAACAACCCCAGTCAGAAGACAGGCCAGGCTTTACTGACTCAGCTGTACCAAACTGCTGCCCGTCGCTACACAGGACCGTTGCACCACCAGACTCAGCGCTTCAGGTACTGAACCTTCACCGACCCCACCCTTCATTGAACCCCCATCATTAACTTGTCGATTGTTGATAAATCAATTAATGTTTCAAAGCAAAGTTGCATGTAAACTTTCTTCATTTCTGAGatcaagcaaaaaaataaataaaattaaaaaattgtgtGAATTCTATTAATAATATGCAAAAAGTGTGAGGtctgaaatgtataaaaacaaacataagcatttttttatcatcagaaAAGCTACAATTACTTAACTATTAGTTACAGTAAAGACATAATTGGCAATATTTTACTTTCCCTCCTTCtcactctttttctcttttaaactgcagtgtGA
It encodes:
- the elavl3 gene encoding ELAV-like protein 3 isoform X11, with the protein product MVTQIISTMETQVSNGPSGTSLPNGPVISTNGSTDDSKTNLIVNYLPQNMTQEEFKSLFGSIGEIESCKLVRDKITGQSLGYGFVNYVDPNDADKAINTLNGLKLQTKTIKVSYARPSSASIRDANLYVSGLPKTMSQKDMEQLFSQYGRIITSRILVDQVTAGISRGVGFIRFDKRNEAEEAIKGLNGQKPLGAAEPITVKFANNPSQKTGQALLTQLYQTAARRYTGPLHHQTQRFRFSPITIDSMTSLAGVNLTGPTGAGWCIFVYNLSPEADESVLWQLFGPFGAVTNVKVIRDFTTNKCKGFGFVTMTNYDEAAMAIASLNGYRLGDRVLQVSFKTSKQHKA
- the elavl3 gene encoding ELAV-like protein 3 isoform X6, whose protein sequence is MVTQIISTMETQVSNGPSGTSLPNGPVISTNGSTDDSKTNLIVNYLPQNMTQEEFKSLFGSIGEIESCKLVRDKITGQSLGYGFVNYVDPNDADKAINTLNGLKLQTKTIKVSYARPSSASIRDANLYVSGLPKTMSQKDMEQLFSQYGRIITSRILVDQVTGISRGVGFIRFDKRNEAEEAIKGLNGQKPLGAAEPITVKFANNPSQKTGQALLTQLYQTAARRYTGPLHHQTQRFRLDNLLNASYGVKSSPALFPRFSPITIDSMTSLAGVNLTGPTGAGWCIFVYNLSPEADESVLWQLFGPFGAVTNVKVIRDFTTNKCKGFGFVTMTNYDEAAMAIASLNGYRLGDRVLQVSFKTSKQHKA
- the elavl3 gene encoding ELAV-like protein 3 isoform X9, producing MVTQIISTMETQVSNGPSGTSLPNGPVISTNGSTDDSKTNLIVNYLPQNMTQEEFKSLFGSIGEIESCKLVRDKITGQSLGYGFVNYVDPNDADKAINTLNGLKLQTKTIKVSYARPSSASIRDANLYVSGLPKTMSQKDMEQLFSQYGRIITSRILVDQVTGISRGVGFIRFDKRNEAEEAIKGLNGQKPLGAAEPITVKFANNPSQKTGQALLTQLYQTAARRYTGPLHHQTQRFRLDNLLNASYGVKRFSPITIDSMTSLAGVNLTGPTGAGWCIFVYNLSPEADESVLWQLFGPFGAVTNVKVIRDFTTNKCKGFGFVTMTNYDEAAMAIASLNGYRLGDRVLQVSFKTSKQHKA
- the elavl3 gene encoding ELAV-like protein 3 isoform X5, with the protein product MVTQIISTMETQVSNGPSGTSLPNGPVISTNGSTDDSKTNLIVNYLPQNMTQEEFKSLFGSIGEIESCKLVRDKITGQSLGYGFVNYVDPNDADKAINTLNGLKLQTKTIKVSYARPSSASIRDANLYVSGLPKTMSQKDMEQLFSQYGRIITSRILVDQVTAGISRGVGFIRFDKRNEAEEAIKGLNGQKPLGAAEPITVKFANNPSQKTGQALLTQLYQTAARRYTGPLHHQTQRFRLDNLLNASYGVKSSPALFPRFSPITIDSMTSLAGVNLTGPTGAGWCIFVYNLSPEADESVLWQLFGPFGAVTNVKVIRDFTTNKCKGFGFVTMTNYDEAAMAIASLNGYRLGDRVLQVSFKTSKQHKA
- the elavl3 gene encoding ELAV-like protein 3 isoform X8 encodes the protein MVTIISTMETQVSNGPSGTSLPNGPVISTNGSTDDSKTNLIVNYLPQNMTQEEFKSLFGSIGEIESCKLVRDKITGQSLGYGFVNYVDPNDADKAINTLNGLKLQTKTIKVSYARPSSASIRDANLYVSGLPKTMSQKDMEQLFSQYGRIITSRILVDQVTAGISRGVGFIRFDKRNEAEEAIKGLNGQKPLGAAEPITVKFANNPSQKTGQALLTQLYQTAARRYTGPLHHQTQRFRLDNLLNASYGVKRFSPITIDSMTSLAGVNLTGPTGAGWCIFVYNLSPEADESVLWQLFGPFGAVTNVKVIRDFTTNKCKGFGFVTMTNYDEAAMAIASLNGYRLGDRVLQVSFKTSKQHKA